The following are encoded in a window of Castanea sativa cultivar Marrone di Chiusa Pesio chromosome 5, ASM4071231v1 genomic DNA:
- the LOC142635413 gene encoding uncharacterized protein LOC142635413 yields MQAKIPNTASYAWKSIIRGREVIRKGAQWRIGDGHSVKIWGDRWIPKKNNPRIISPILHGQAHARVSCFIDQHQRIGKDDLQEHMLYEFEANLIRKIPLCKSQQRDVLIWPFTPDGEYSVKSGYKFLQNEVLRQQLCPSNTDTLKPLWTTLWSLDVPGKIQKNEPEIIWWVVWDLWNRRNNIRLGKSSYNLSQLLEKAVERRLEATAPHQTRNVAAAARVGSCTAPDLSWYKINFDGAIFEEEDKTGLGVVIRNSEGLVMALLSQLISLPYSIIEVETLAARRALELAVEIGIDRVILEGDLAVLMQTLKTGTSSLAQFSRIANDILFLASYFSDVKFSHVSRFCNKVAHSLVRWAPLSSPLSVWREDIPLDVEPVFMADLLSLAV; encoded by the exons ATGCAAGCTAAGATTCCAAACACTGCCTCCTATGCTTGGAAGAGCATTATCCGTGGCAGGGAGGTGATTAGGAAAGGGGCGCAATGGAGGATTGGAGATGGACATTCGGTCAAAATTTGGGGTGATAGGTGGATTCCTAAGAAAAATAATCCCAGGATAATATCACCAATCTTGCACGGTCAGGCACATGCAAGGGTGAGTTGTTTTATTGATCAACACCAGAGGATTGGGAAAGATGATCTCCAGGAGCATATGTTATATGAGTTTGAAGCAAATTTGATCAGAAAAATTCCACTATGCAAATCCCAGCAGCGAGATGTTTTGATTTGGCCGTTTACCCCTGATGGGGAATACTCGGTTAAATCAGGTTACAAATTTCTGCAGAATGAGGTGTTACGGCAACAATTGTGCCCCTCAAATACTGATACACTGAAGCCTTTGTGGACAACGCTTTGGAGTCTTGATGTCCCTGGCAAGATTC AAAAGAATGAGCCTGAAATTATTTGGTGGGTAGTTTGGGATCTTTGGAATCGAAGAAATAATATTCGACTGGGGAAATCTAGCTACAATCTTAGCCAACTATTGGAGAAGGCAGTGGAAAGAAGGCTTGAAGCAACAGCCCCTCATCAGACCCGTAATGTAGCAGCAGCAGCACGAGTTGGCTCGTGTACAGCTCCTGATCTGTCATggtacaaaattaattttgatgggGCTATTTTTGAGGAGGAGGATAAGACCGGACTTGGTGTGGTCATACGAAACTCAGAGGGTTTGGTCATGGCTTTGCTCTCACAACTAATCTCTTTACCTTACTCTATAATTGAGGTTGAGACTTTAGCAGCAAGAAGGGCATTAGAGCTAGCAGTGGAAATTGGGATTGATAGAGTGATCTTGGAAGGTGATTTGGCAGTGCTGATGCAGACCTTGAAGACTGGTACTAGTTCTCTTGCCCAGTTCAGCCGCATAGCAAACGACATTTTGTTCCTAGCTTCGTATTTTTCTGATGTAAAATTCTCTCATGTAAGCCGATTCTGTAATAAGGTTGCTCACTCACTTGTGAGATGGGCACCTCTTTCCTCGCCCTTATCAGTCTGGAGGGAAGATATCCCACTAGACGTCGAACCTGTATTCATGGCTGATCTTCTCAGTCTTGCAGTTTAA